The genomic region AAgcttgtgtgtgcatttatatttatatacataataaatatacagagtacatacacatacattatgtacacaaaaacttctttaatcgtgattaatcattgcccagcacaaaaatgtatttatttttcctttGAATTTTGTACGTTGTCTTGGTTTAGAAAAATTTTGCTTGGAAAAAAATGCATGGAGAACCtatgataattaaaaaatatttgatgTACTATATGCACGTTAGGTGACttcaaacaaataataatataaaaaaagtaaaaaacaaaatccCAAACCACCTCTCATTTTCTGTGGCAAAAAGAAAACACTGATAATTAGCATTAAcacaatattatatataaaactattttatacAGGTGGGTATATTATGAATAGcataaatatatgatttaatataTACTTAAAGTGTAAATAAGCAGTGTAGTTCTAGCACTACAGCCTCGATCCAAAATCACTTGAACACGTCATGTCGTAAATATGATTTCCTAAACTTCCCAGAAAAACTTGCAGGCAGCATTAGTACTAAGCATTtagtttcaataaaaatacatatgCACGAAAAACACTCCGTCTCTCAAATCCGGTAGACTTTTAGTCTTGTGTAGAAAAAGCGCAACGATCGCATCCAAGAAAACTATCGTTCCTTTGCAAAATGTACAAGAGTCAGCCAGTCTGGCCCGGCATTACTGAGGTATGTTGTTCTTTAGCTCAAAGCGACTGTATACCTGTTTGGATTTGTTTAACTTGTTGTACTGGTTGACAAGGTCCAACTTGCTGTGACCCAACGTCATGCGTTTCTCGTCCTGCCGATGTATCTTTTTGTCCAGGCCCGCCGGCATGGGTCCGGGTGGAGGAGGACCCTGCTTACTCTCCGGTTCGTTCTGAGAAAGATCCGGTCCGCTGAACGGAATGGAATGAGTAGAAACCTTCTGGAAGTGGTGGGAGTCCTTTTCCTTCGTGCTGAACAAATCCGTGAACTTAGTGATGAACGGAGCGGGGAGTCGATATTTGGAGCCCATCTTGTTGTCGGTTGGAGACTGTTGAGTTGGAGATGGAGGTTTTGGAGAACTGTAAAGACCTAAAGCCTGAATTTTGGATGTCTGTCCTGGAATGTTTGAGCGTAGGTAATCCGTCGCTCCTATTTTGGACCATTCCGCACCCGCGGATTGACTCATGGAATTGCGATCAACCGCATGACTTTGGTGGGTCCCATTCGGAGAACCTCTTCCGATGTGGGGTCCCGAAGGCTTTTGATGCACCGGACTCGTGACGCCTTTCCTGTCAGGAGGCTTTTCCGGGTTCTTCTTGTCAGGTGtaattttaataggtttaatgCCTGGAGGAGCTGCTTTGACGCTGGAAACGCTGCCGCTGGATTGGCTACTGGAGTGCTCTGAATACACTCGCTCCCGGTTGCCATATTCTGTAAGGAAGTCCAAGCCGAAGTTTGGTACTGGCATGTGGTAAGAGTAACCCGGCAGACCATCTTCATCTGGATTATGGAAACGGTCTATTATTTGTGAATCTGCATACATGCAGCGGAATTCACGATCAAAGCAGTCTGTAACGCGGCCGGAGAAGTGCATTAACATGTTGCTGTGGACCATACCGGAAAGCCATGTAAAACTAaagggaagagagagagaaaaaaaataatttttgaagcATAACCTACATTTTTTCTATAGGTTTCActataaaaatgtgaccctgaaccacaaaaccagtcataagggtttttttttttttttttttaaaactcagATACACGCATATATTAtgtacagtcttaaaaataaaggtgcttcaaaagcaatgccatagaagaaccatttttggttccacaaagaactattcagtcaaaggttctttaaagaaccattcttgcttacctttttataatctgaaaaacctcattttgtgaaacagaaaggttcttcagatattaaaggttctttatggaaccatttagacacctttatttttttaagagtgtacacaaaaacttattttggatgtgattaattgtgattaatcattgcccgcactaaaatgtatttattattcccTTACTTTTTATGCTTTGTCTTGGTTTAGGAAAATGTTTGCTGAAAAAAATGTTATGCACTATATATGTTTTGTTAGGTGActtcaaaaaaataatataaaaaatataagtaaaaaaaaaagaagaaaaaaaatgataaatttCAATTAAACAACAGACCTGTGAGACAAAACCACCTTTCTCATTTATCAAAAGAAAACACTGATAATTAGCATTAacacaatattttatataaaactattttatacaggtttatacaatttaatatacatcccaactgttaaaaaaaagggttcttttgccacaaagaaccttttgtgaaacagaaaggttcttcagatattaaaggttctttatggaaccatttagacaccttttttaagagtgtacacaaaTTATTTTGTAtgtaattaatcacgattaatcgttggcctgcatttaaatataaatgtatttatttttccctTACTTTTTATACTTTGTCTTGGATTAGGAAAATGTTTGTTGAAAAAAGGTGATGATTCTGAAAATATTTTATGTACTATGTTTTGTAATTATACAATTATACAACAAATTatatatgtaataaaaataatctgaTACATTTAAATTTAACACAGCAAACCTGTGAGATCAAACAACCCTTCTTATTTATAAAAAGAAAACACTGATAATGACCTGTTTTATACAGGTGGGTATATTATGAcataaatatatgatttaatataTATCTCAAGTGTAAATAAGTAGTTTAGTTCTAGCACTACAGCCTCGATCCAAAATCATTTTTACATCATGAATATGATTTCCTAAGCTTCCTAGAGTAACTTGCAGGCAGCATTGCTACCAAGCCtttagttttcattaaaaatgaaaTGCATAATCTATTGATACagttatatatcatctgaaagctgaataaatagctttccattgatgtatggtttgttaggataggactatatttggtcgagataaaactatttgaaaatctggaatgtgagggttaaaaaaaaaatattgagaaaaatcacctaaattaagtacttagcaatgcacattattaatcaaaaaatcagttttgatatatttacaataagaaatttactaaatatcttcatgaacatggtctttacttaatatcctaatgatttttggcataaaagaaaaatctataattttgagccatacaatgcatttttggctattgctacaaatatacctgtgctacttaagaaatCAGCTTCatgttttattaattcatttttgaaGCATAACCAAGTTTATCTTGGAAAAAACTGACATAAAACAGACTACAAAATGTCTCATCAATTCAAATGGATTCATTCATGAAACATGAGCAGAACAAAGCTCTGAAAACCATTCTTGCATTAACCACTGCATAGAAATTTGTTCTGCTTGTGTTACATAAACAAGGTTCAAAGATTCTATCCAGCTAGTTTTATGGATGGTTCAGATGACTTATGCTAACAAGTATTTAACTATG from Garra rufa chromosome 12, GarRuf1.0, whole genome shotgun sequence harbors:
- the fam83c gene encoding protein FAM83C → MISSEALRPTPNPARKALGKLATRLEEVKNPWRQGSTLELSHNETARLATDALLENGEKEYKKVLHDEREVNFLSSKEIRYITENVAKSGGVDSAINGVDMEEIDTVSELTSGTYFPMMSDEEPPLLELGWPEASNRFGPTEAQIHFQRDKSQNIKDLIRSLISKAKKVIAVVMDIFTDVDLFCDLMEASNKRRVPVYILLDEKNLSHFLNMCSELDIQNSHLNNMRIRSVCGDTYCTKSGKKFTGQVKEKFMIIDCEEVIAGSYSFTWLSGMVHSNMLMHFSGRVTDCFDREFRCMYADSQIIDRFHNPDEDGLPGYSYHMPVPNFGLDFLTEYGNRERVYSEHSSSQSSGSVSSVKAAPPGIKPIKITPDKKNPEKPPDRKGVTSPVHQKPSGPHIGRGSPNGTHQSHAVDRNSMSQSAGAEWSKIGATDYLRSNIPGQTSKIQALGLYSSPKPPSPTQQSPTDNKMGSKYRLPAPFITKFTDLFSTKEKDSHHFQKVSTHSIPFSGPDLSQNEPESKQGPPPPGPMPAGLDKKIHRQDEKRMTLGHSKLDLVNQYNKLNKSKQVYSRFELKNNIPQ